One Brassica napus cultivar Da-Ae chromosome C4, Da-Ae, whole genome shotgun sequence genomic region harbors:
- the LOC106395828 gene encoding nucleolin-like isoform X1 — protein sequence MPPRVVKRGGGGAARRGGRVTRSAVKAQNPPIESADDESVNIGETSVSDAAVDAKEETPEEEVDKSIEEDNQLDESKQQSDSLDDLEAAANPNDVVPPQKETVDDLGKDERLDLDDNDPEYDADEYGGEEEFEEREEEDHELVNQEEEEEFEAEVESEEIGDLHESEGDVEEAKLGEAGHVEVEEEDDILNDRRKRKEFEIFVGSLDKGATEEDLKKVFGHVGEVTEVRIVKNPQTNKSKGYAFLRFATVEQAKRAVKELKSPMINGKKCGVTASQDNDTLFIANICKTWTSEALREKLKHYDVESMDEIALVEDSNNANMNRGYAFLDFASRSDAMDAHKRLIRKEVVFGLEKPAKVSFADSFLDPEDEMMAQVKTIFIDGLSTSWSEEHVRDLLKRFGKLEKIELARNMPSARRKDFGFVTFDTHEAAVTCAKSINNSELGEGEDKAKVRARLSRPLHGAGKGRQPSRSDHRSSRHGSRRSGRSSLARLPPRSSRGVGPRAPPPSSAKRANGSRGRRPRPPLPPPARARPSRPLPPPARSRPLPPPSRARPLPLPARSYDRRPPVPPYPKASLKRDYGRREDLLPPRSRPAVSYSSSRLSPERHLSYRDDYAPRGSVGYSDIPRDSSRLEMRRPYGDDLYSPRFERPPPSYSEGRSRAYDEPLPGSKRPYAALDDIPPRYADVDARHSRARLDYDLGPSQYGESFGDRIPRSSLGYGSSRNAMTSHDSRGPYSSSRQGMDYGGGSYSSSDVGGMYSSSYGSEPPRRDVSSSYGSDIPPRRDGGGSSYSSVYSSRGLGGTSYSGGGGGPGSYY from the exons ATGCCACCGAGGGTTGTcaagagaggaggaggaggcgccGCGAGAAGAGGCGGTAGGGTCACGAGATCGGCTGTCAAGGCGCAGAATCCGCCAATTGAATCCGCCGATGACGAATCCGTCAACATCGGGGAGACGTCCGTCTCCGATGCTGCTGTGGACGCGAAGGAGGAGACaccggaggaggaggtggatAAATCTATCGAGGAAGATAATCAATTAGACGAGTCGAAGCAGCAATCTGATTCGTTGGATGATCTTGAAGCTGCAGCGAATCCAAACGACGTCGTTCCGCCTCAAA AGGAGACTGTGGATGATTTGGGGAAAGATGAAAGATTGGATTTAGACGACAATGATCCTGAGTATGACGCTGATGAGTACGGCGGGGAGGAGGAGTTTGAGGAGAGGGAGGAGGAGGATCATGAGTTGGTTaatcaggaggaggaggaggagtttGAGGCCGAGGTAGAAAGCGAGGAGATTGGGGATCTTCACGAGAGTGAAGGCGATGTTGAAGAAGCCAAGCTTGGAGAAGCTGGCCATGTGGaagtagaagaggaagatgacATTCTCAACGATAGGCGTAAGCGTAAGGAGTTTGAGATCTTTGTTGGGAGCTTGGACAAGGGAGCTACGGAGGAGGATTTGAAGAAAGTGTTTGGTCACGTGGGGGAGGTGACTGAGGTTAGGATTGTGAAGAATCCGCAGACGAATAAGAGCAAGGGGTATGCTTTCCTGCGTTTTGCTACTGTGGAACAGGCGAAACGGGCTGTTAAAGAGCTTAAAAGCCCAATG ATCAATGGTAAAAAGTGTGGTGTAACTGCAAGCCAAGATAATGATACTCTCTTCATTGCTAACATATGCAAGACATGGACCTCAGAAGCT TTGAGGGAGAAGCTGAAACACTATGACGTTGAGAGTATGGATGAGATTGCTTTGGTAGAGGACAGCAACAATGCCAACATGAACCGAGGGTATGCGTTTTTGGACTTCGCATCTCGCTCGGATGCCATGGATGCTCACAAACGCCTTATAAGGAAGGAAGTGGTGTTTGGACTTGAAAAGCCTGCGAAGGTTTCTTTTGCAGATTCCTTCTTGGATCCGGAAGATGAGATGATGGCGCAG GTTAAGACTATCTTCATTGATGGTCTGTCAACTTCATGGAGCGAAGAGCATGTTAGAGACCTGTTGAAAAGATTTGGCAAACTTGAGAAAATTGAGCTTGCACGCAATATGCCATCAGCCAGGAGGAAAGATTTTGGCTTTGTAACTTTTGATACTCACGAGGCTGCTGTGACTTGTGCCAAATCTATCAACAACTCAGAGCTAGGCGAAGGAGAGGACAAG GCAAAAGTGAGGGCACGCTTATCCAGACCACTTCATGGAGCAGGCAAAGGCAGACAGCCCAGTCGCTCAGACCACCGGTCTAGTAGGCATGGGAGTAGACGATCTGGAAGGAGTTCACTGGCTCGTCTGCCACCTCGTAGCTCTAGAGGCGTTGGACCTCGGGCCCCACCTCCTAGTAGTGCAAAGAGAGCTAATGGATCAAGAGGAAGACGTCCACGACCGCCTCTACCTCCACCTGCAAGAGCTAGGCCCTCTAGGCCCTTGCCACCACCTGCAAGATCCAGGCCCTTACCGCCACCTTCAAGAGCCAGGCCCTTGCCACTACCTGCTAGGTCTTATGACAGAAGACCTCCAG ttCCTCCGTATCCAAAGGCTAGCCTGAAGAGGGACTATGGTCGGCGTGAAGATCTTCTTCCTCCAAGAAGCAGACCAGCTGTGAGCTATAGTAGCTCCAGGCTTTCTCCTGAGAGGCATTTGTCTTACAGAGATGATTATGCACCTCGTGGGTCTGTTGGTTATTCAGATATTCCTAGAGATTCTTCTCGCTTAGAAATGAGGAGGCCGTACGGGGATGACCTTTACAGTCCGAGGTTTGAAAGACCTCCTCCAAGTTACAGTGAAGGGAGATCTCGTGCTTATGATGAACCTCTTCCTGGATCAAAACGACCATATGCTGCATTG GATGACATTCCTCCCCGTTATGCCGACGTCGATGCTCGTCATTCAAGAGCTCGTCTGGACTATGATCTTGGCCCATCTCAATATGGGGAATCGTTTGGGGACCG GATTCCTAGATCTAGTTTAGGATATGGAAGCAGCCGAAATGCAATGACAAGTCATGACTCGCGTGGTCCATATAGCAGCAGTCGTCAGGGAATGGATTATGGAGGAG GTTCGTATAGTAGCAGCGATGTAGGAGGAATGTACTCATCAAGCTATGGTAGTGAACCACCCAGAAGAGATGTAAGTTCAAGCTATGGTAGTGACATACCCCCCAGAAGAGAT GGAGGAGGTAGCTCGTATTCTTCAGTATACTCAAGTCGTGGACTGGGTGGTACTAGTTACtcaggtggtggtggtggtccaGGATCATACTACTGA
- the LOC106395828 gene encoding nucleolin-like isoform X2 gives MPPRVVKRGGGGAARRGGRVTRSAVKAQNPPIESADDESVNIGETSVSDAAVDAKEETPEEEVDKSIEEDNQLDESKQQSDSLDDLEAAANPNDVVPPQKETVDDLGKDERLDLDDNDPEYDADEYGGEEEFEEREEEDHELVNQEEEEEFEAEVESEEIGDLHESEGDVEEAKLGEAGHVEVEEEDDILNDRRKRKEFEIFVGSLDKGATEEDLKKVFGHVGEVTEVRIVKNPQTNKSKGYAFLRFATVEQAKRAVKELKSPMINGKKCGVTASQDNDTLFIANICKTWTSEALREKLKHYDVESMDEIALVEDSNNANMNRGYAFLDFASRSDAMDAHKRLIRKEVVFGLEKPAKVSFADSFLDPEDEMMAQVKTIFIDGLSTSWSEEHVRDLLKRFGKLEKIELARNMPSARRKDFGFVTFDTHEAAVTCAKSINNSELGEGEDKAKVRARLSRPLHGAGKGRQPSRSDHRSSRHGSRRSGRSSLARLPPRSSRGVGPRAPPPSSAKRANGSRGRRPRPPLPPPARARPSRPLPPPARSRPLPPPSRARPLPLPARSYDRRPPVPPYPKASLKRDYGRREDLLPPRSRPAVSYSSSRLSPERHLSYRDDYAPRGSVGYSDIPRDSSRLEMRRPYGDDLYSPRFERPPPSYSEGRSRAYDEPLPGSKRPYAALDDIPPRYADVDARHSRARLDYDLGPSQYGESFGDRIPRSSLGYGSSRNAMTSHDSRGPYSSSRQGMDYGGGSYSSSDVGGMYSSSYGSEPPRRDGGGSSYSSVYSSRGLGGTSYSGGGGGPGSYY, from the exons ATGCCACCGAGGGTTGTcaagagaggaggaggaggcgccGCGAGAAGAGGCGGTAGGGTCACGAGATCGGCTGTCAAGGCGCAGAATCCGCCAATTGAATCCGCCGATGACGAATCCGTCAACATCGGGGAGACGTCCGTCTCCGATGCTGCTGTGGACGCGAAGGAGGAGACaccggaggaggaggtggatAAATCTATCGAGGAAGATAATCAATTAGACGAGTCGAAGCAGCAATCTGATTCGTTGGATGATCTTGAAGCTGCAGCGAATCCAAACGACGTCGTTCCGCCTCAAA AGGAGACTGTGGATGATTTGGGGAAAGATGAAAGATTGGATTTAGACGACAATGATCCTGAGTATGACGCTGATGAGTACGGCGGGGAGGAGGAGTTTGAGGAGAGGGAGGAGGAGGATCATGAGTTGGTTaatcaggaggaggaggaggagtttGAGGCCGAGGTAGAAAGCGAGGAGATTGGGGATCTTCACGAGAGTGAAGGCGATGTTGAAGAAGCCAAGCTTGGAGAAGCTGGCCATGTGGaagtagaagaggaagatgacATTCTCAACGATAGGCGTAAGCGTAAGGAGTTTGAGATCTTTGTTGGGAGCTTGGACAAGGGAGCTACGGAGGAGGATTTGAAGAAAGTGTTTGGTCACGTGGGGGAGGTGACTGAGGTTAGGATTGTGAAGAATCCGCAGACGAATAAGAGCAAGGGGTATGCTTTCCTGCGTTTTGCTACTGTGGAACAGGCGAAACGGGCTGTTAAAGAGCTTAAAAGCCCAATG ATCAATGGTAAAAAGTGTGGTGTAACTGCAAGCCAAGATAATGATACTCTCTTCATTGCTAACATATGCAAGACATGGACCTCAGAAGCT TTGAGGGAGAAGCTGAAACACTATGACGTTGAGAGTATGGATGAGATTGCTTTGGTAGAGGACAGCAACAATGCCAACATGAACCGAGGGTATGCGTTTTTGGACTTCGCATCTCGCTCGGATGCCATGGATGCTCACAAACGCCTTATAAGGAAGGAAGTGGTGTTTGGACTTGAAAAGCCTGCGAAGGTTTCTTTTGCAGATTCCTTCTTGGATCCGGAAGATGAGATGATGGCGCAG GTTAAGACTATCTTCATTGATGGTCTGTCAACTTCATGGAGCGAAGAGCATGTTAGAGACCTGTTGAAAAGATTTGGCAAACTTGAGAAAATTGAGCTTGCACGCAATATGCCATCAGCCAGGAGGAAAGATTTTGGCTTTGTAACTTTTGATACTCACGAGGCTGCTGTGACTTGTGCCAAATCTATCAACAACTCAGAGCTAGGCGAAGGAGAGGACAAG GCAAAAGTGAGGGCACGCTTATCCAGACCACTTCATGGAGCAGGCAAAGGCAGACAGCCCAGTCGCTCAGACCACCGGTCTAGTAGGCATGGGAGTAGACGATCTGGAAGGAGTTCACTGGCTCGTCTGCCACCTCGTAGCTCTAGAGGCGTTGGACCTCGGGCCCCACCTCCTAGTAGTGCAAAGAGAGCTAATGGATCAAGAGGAAGACGTCCACGACCGCCTCTACCTCCACCTGCAAGAGCTAGGCCCTCTAGGCCCTTGCCACCACCTGCAAGATCCAGGCCCTTACCGCCACCTTCAAGAGCCAGGCCCTTGCCACTACCTGCTAGGTCTTATGACAGAAGACCTCCAG ttCCTCCGTATCCAAAGGCTAGCCTGAAGAGGGACTATGGTCGGCGTGAAGATCTTCTTCCTCCAAGAAGCAGACCAGCTGTGAGCTATAGTAGCTCCAGGCTTTCTCCTGAGAGGCATTTGTCTTACAGAGATGATTATGCACCTCGTGGGTCTGTTGGTTATTCAGATATTCCTAGAGATTCTTCTCGCTTAGAAATGAGGAGGCCGTACGGGGATGACCTTTACAGTCCGAGGTTTGAAAGACCTCCTCCAAGTTACAGTGAAGGGAGATCTCGTGCTTATGATGAACCTCTTCCTGGATCAAAACGACCATATGCTGCATTG GATGACATTCCTCCCCGTTATGCCGACGTCGATGCTCGTCATTCAAGAGCTCGTCTGGACTATGATCTTGGCCCATCTCAATATGGGGAATCGTTTGGGGACCG GATTCCTAGATCTAGTTTAGGATATGGAAGCAGCCGAAATGCAATGACAAGTCATGACTCGCGTGGTCCATATAGCAGCAGTCGTCAGGGAATGGATTATGGAGGAG GTTCGTATAGTAGCAGCGATGTAGGAGGAATGTACTCATCAAGCTATGGTAGTGAACCACCCAGAAGAGAT GGAGGAGGTAGCTCGTATTCTTCAGTATACTCAAGTCGTGGACTGGGTGGTACTAGTTACtcaggtggtggtggtggtccaGGATCATACTACTGA
- the LOC106395828 gene encoding nucleolin-like isoform X3, translated as MPPRVVKRGGGGAARRGGRVTRSAVKAQNPPIESADDESVNIGETSVDKSIEEDNQLDESKQQSDSLDDLEAAANPNDVVPPQKETVDDLGKDERLDLDDNDPEYDADEYGGEEEFEEREEEDHELVNQEEEEEFEAEVESEEIGDLHESEGDVEEAKLGEAGHVEVEEEDDILNDRRKRKEFEIFVGSLDKGATEEDLKKVFGHVGEVTEVRIVKNPQTNKSKGYAFLRFATVEQAKRAVKELKSPMINGKKCGVTASQDNDTLFIANICKTWTSEALREKLKHYDVESMDEIALVEDSNNANMNRGYAFLDFASRSDAMDAHKRLIRKEVVFGLEKPAKVSFADSFLDPEDEMMAQVKTIFIDGLSTSWSEEHVRDLLKRFGKLEKIELARNMPSARRKDFGFVTFDTHEAAVTCAKSINNSELGEGEDKAKVRARLSRPLHGAGKGRQPSRSDHRSSRHGSRRSGRSSLARLPPRSSRGVGPRAPPPSSAKRANGSRGRRPRPPLPPPARARPSRPLPPPARSRPLPPPSRARPLPLPARSYDRRPPVPPYPKASLKRDYGRREDLLPPRSRPAVSYSSSRLSPERHLSYRDDYAPRGSVGYSDIPRDSSRLEMRRPYGDDLYSPRFERPPPSYSEGRSRAYDEPLPGSKRPYAALDDIPPRYADVDARHSRARLDYDLGPSQYGESFGDRIPRSSLGYGSSRNAMTSHDSRGPYSSSRQGMDYGGGSYSSSDVGGMYSSSYGSEPPRRDVSSSYGSDIPPRRDGGGSSYSSVYSSRGLGGTSYSGGGGGPGSYY; from the exons ATGCCACCGAGGGTTGTcaagagaggaggaggaggcgccGCGAGAAGAGGCGGTAGGGTCACGAGATCGGCTGTCAAGGCGCAGAATCCGCCAATTGAATCCGCCGATGACGAATCCGTCAACATCGGGGAGACGTCC gtggatAAATCTATCGAGGAAGATAATCAATTAGACGAGTCGAAGCAGCAATCTGATTCGTTGGATGATCTTGAAGCTGCAGCGAATCCAAACGACGTCGTTCCGCCTCAAA AGGAGACTGTGGATGATTTGGGGAAAGATGAAAGATTGGATTTAGACGACAATGATCCTGAGTATGACGCTGATGAGTACGGCGGGGAGGAGGAGTTTGAGGAGAGGGAGGAGGAGGATCATGAGTTGGTTaatcaggaggaggaggaggagtttGAGGCCGAGGTAGAAAGCGAGGAGATTGGGGATCTTCACGAGAGTGAAGGCGATGTTGAAGAAGCCAAGCTTGGAGAAGCTGGCCATGTGGaagtagaagaggaagatgacATTCTCAACGATAGGCGTAAGCGTAAGGAGTTTGAGATCTTTGTTGGGAGCTTGGACAAGGGAGCTACGGAGGAGGATTTGAAGAAAGTGTTTGGTCACGTGGGGGAGGTGACTGAGGTTAGGATTGTGAAGAATCCGCAGACGAATAAGAGCAAGGGGTATGCTTTCCTGCGTTTTGCTACTGTGGAACAGGCGAAACGGGCTGTTAAAGAGCTTAAAAGCCCAATG ATCAATGGTAAAAAGTGTGGTGTAACTGCAAGCCAAGATAATGATACTCTCTTCATTGCTAACATATGCAAGACATGGACCTCAGAAGCT TTGAGGGAGAAGCTGAAACACTATGACGTTGAGAGTATGGATGAGATTGCTTTGGTAGAGGACAGCAACAATGCCAACATGAACCGAGGGTATGCGTTTTTGGACTTCGCATCTCGCTCGGATGCCATGGATGCTCACAAACGCCTTATAAGGAAGGAAGTGGTGTTTGGACTTGAAAAGCCTGCGAAGGTTTCTTTTGCAGATTCCTTCTTGGATCCGGAAGATGAGATGATGGCGCAG GTTAAGACTATCTTCATTGATGGTCTGTCAACTTCATGGAGCGAAGAGCATGTTAGAGACCTGTTGAAAAGATTTGGCAAACTTGAGAAAATTGAGCTTGCACGCAATATGCCATCAGCCAGGAGGAAAGATTTTGGCTTTGTAACTTTTGATACTCACGAGGCTGCTGTGACTTGTGCCAAATCTATCAACAACTCAGAGCTAGGCGAAGGAGAGGACAAG GCAAAAGTGAGGGCACGCTTATCCAGACCACTTCATGGAGCAGGCAAAGGCAGACAGCCCAGTCGCTCAGACCACCGGTCTAGTAGGCATGGGAGTAGACGATCTGGAAGGAGTTCACTGGCTCGTCTGCCACCTCGTAGCTCTAGAGGCGTTGGACCTCGGGCCCCACCTCCTAGTAGTGCAAAGAGAGCTAATGGATCAAGAGGAAGACGTCCACGACCGCCTCTACCTCCACCTGCAAGAGCTAGGCCCTCTAGGCCCTTGCCACCACCTGCAAGATCCAGGCCCTTACCGCCACCTTCAAGAGCCAGGCCCTTGCCACTACCTGCTAGGTCTTATGACAGAAGACCTCCAG ttCCTCCGTATCCAAAGGCTAGCCTGAAGAGGGACTATGGTCGGCGTGAAGATCTTCTTCCTCCAAGAAGCAGACCAGCTGTGAGCTATAGTAGCTCCAGGCTTTCTCCTGAGAGGCATTTGTCTTACAGAGATGATTATGCACCTCGTGGGTCTGTTGGTTATTCAGATATTCCTAGAGATTCTTCTCGCTTAGAAATGAGGAGGCCGTACGGGGATGACCTTTACAGTCCGAGGTTTGAAAGACCTCCTCCAAGTTACAGTGAAGGGAGATCTCGTGCTTATGATGAACCTCTTCCTGGATCAAAACGACCATATGCTGCATTG GATGACATTCCTCCCCGTTATGCCGACGTCGATGCTCGTCATTCAAGAGCTCGTCTGGACTATGATCTTGGCCCATCTCAATATGGGGAATCGTTTGGGGACCG GATTCCTAGATCTAGTTTAGGATATGGAAGCAGCCGAAATGCAATGACAAGTCATGACTCGCGTGGTCCATATAGCAGCAGTCGTCAGGGAATGGATTATGGAGGAG GTTCGTATAGTAGCAGCGATGTAGGAGGAATGTACTCATCAAGCTATGGTAGTGAACCACCCAGAAGAGATGTAAGTTCAAGCTATGGTAGTGACATACCCCCCAGAAGAGAT GGAGGAGGTAGCTCGTATTCTTCAGTATACTCAAGTCGTGGACTGGGTGGTACTAGTTACtcaggtggtggtggtggtccaGGATCATACTACTGA